A window of Nonomuraea angiospora genomic DNA:
CGCCATGGACGGTCCTTCGGGGTCGGGTAAGTCGAGCGTGTCGCGCGGGGTCGCCCGGGCGCTGGGCCTGCGCTACCTCGACACCGGGGCGATGTACCGGGCGATGACCTGGTGGATGCTGCGGCAGTCCGTCGACCTGACCGACCCCGCCGCCGTGGCGGCCCGCTCCGGCGAGCCGCGCATCGAGGCCGGCACCGACCCCGACGGTCCCACGATCCACGTCGACGGCGTCGACGTGGCGGGCCCGATCAGGGAGTCCGAGGTCACCGGCGCCGTCTCCACCGTGGCCGCCGTCCCCGAGGTCCGGGCCCGCCTGGTGGCGCTCCAGCGGGAGCTCATCGGGGCCGGTGACATCGTGGTCGAAGGCCGCGACATCGGCACGGTCGTCTGGCCCGAGGCCGCCGTCAAGGTCTACCTGACGGCCAGCCCGGAGGCCCGTGCCCGGCGGCGCAACGCCGAGCTGGCCGGCTCGACGGTGGCGGCGCAGCAGGAGGCCATGGCCAAGCGTGACACCCTCGACTCGACCCGCAAGACGGACCCACTCTCGATGGCGGATGGCGCCGTCGAGCTCGACACCACGCCGTTGACCTTGGAAGAGGTCATCGCCGAGGTGCTGAGACTGGTCGCGGAGCGGAGGAGCTCGGAAGGAGAGAGCGGAGCCAACGAGTTCCGAAGCGGCCGCGACCGTGTAAACGAGCGCACCTGACGGTGCGGTACTCACAAAGGATGAAATTTCGTGTCAACGGGGGATTGGGTCGAGGCCGGTCTCGACGACCTTGAGATCACCGAGCACGGCGACACTACGCCGTTGCCGGTCGTCGCCATCGTGGGGCGGCCTAATGTCGGCAAGTCCACGCTGGTCAACCGCATCATCGGCCGCCGCGAGGCGGTCGTGGAGGACGTGCCGGGCGTCACGCGCGACCGGGTCACGTACGACGCCAACTGGCGTGGCCGCCGCTTCACGGTGGTCGACACCGGCGGCTGGGACCCCGACGCCACCGGGATGAACCTGCGCATCGCCGAGCAGGCCCAGGTCGCCGTCGAGCTGGCCGACGTGATCGTGTTCGTCGTCGACGCCACCGTGGGCGCGACCGACGCCGACGAGATCGTGGGCTCGGTCCTGCGGCAGTCCGGCAAGCCGGTC
This region includes:
- the cmk gene encoding (d)CMP kinase is translated as MTGLVVAMDGPSGSGKSSVSRGVARALGLRYLDTGAMYRAMTWWMLRQSVDLTDPAAVAARSGEPRIEAGTDPDGPTIHVDGVDVAGPIRESEVTGAVSTVAAVPEVRARLVALQRELIGAGDIVVEGRDIGTVVWPEAAVKVYLTASPEARARRRNAELAGSTVAAQQEAMAKRDTLDSTRKTDPLSMADGAVELDTTPLTLEEVIAEVLRLVAERRSSEGESGANEFRSGRDRVNERT